A genomic stretch from Burkholderia pyrrocinia includes:
- the rpoE gene encoding RNA polymerase sigma factor RpoE, whose protein sequence is MSEKEIDQVLVERVQKGDKAAFELLVSKYHRKIIRLISRLVRDPAEVEDVAQDAFIKAYRALPQFRGESAFYTWLYRIAVNTAKNYLATQGRRAPTSTEADAEEAETFSDADQLRDINTPESMLMSKQIAETVNAAMAALPEELRQAITLREIEGLSYEEIAEMMGCPIGTVRSRIFRAREAIAAKLRPLLDTPEGKRW, encoded by the coding sequence GTGAGTGAAAAAGAAATTGATCAGGTTCTGGTCGAGCGCGTACAGAAGGGCGACAAGGCAGCGTTCGAACTCCTGGTCTCCAAATACCACCGCAAGATCATTCGGCTGATCTCGCGCCTCGTGCGGGATCCCGCCGAGGTCGAGGATGTAGCCCAGGACGCGTTCATCAAGGCGTACCGTGCGTTGCCGCAATTTCGCGGCGAATCGGCGTTCTACACGTGGTTGTACCGGATTGCCGTCAATACGGCGAAGAACTACCTTGCGACGCAAGGCCGCCGCGCACCGACCTCGACCGAGGCCGATGCGGAGGAAGCGGAAACTTTCTCCGACGCAGACCAACTAAGGGATATCAACACGCCTGAGTCGATGTTGATGAGCAAGCAGATTGCCGAGACGGTCAACGCTGCAATGGCCGCCTTGCCCGAAGAATTGCGCCAGGCGATTACGCTGCGCGAGATCGAGGGCCTGAGCTACGAAGAGATCGCGGAAATGATGGGCTGTCCGATCGGAACGGTCCGGTCGCGGATTTTCCGTGCTCGCGAGGCAATCGCTGCCAAATTGCGTCCGCTGCTCGATACGCCCGAAGGCAAGCGCTGGTAA
- a CDS encoding sigma-E factor negative regulatory protein — MGSVNTQSQACSRGERLSALVDGEMFDGPDHGQFLAELDRADRAAWAHYHLIGDALRSDELALSPALSVAFTARMSAALESEPHLLAPAAAPVARKLLSLRRRVVPAFAVAAAAATLTWIVVPQLQTAGTPGAVQVASVGAPQGGNLQRVTVAQASAQPGLQDVNIIRDASLDQYLEAHQQFAQQPVVTGSMPLIRAAVTTTPGQ; from the coding sequence ATGGGGTCGGTCAATACGCAGTCGCAGGCGTGCTCGCGCGGCGAGCGCCTTTCCGCGCTGGTCGACGGCGAAATGTTCGATGGCCCGGATCACGGGCAGTTTCTGGCTGAGCTCGACCGCGCGGATCGCGCTGCGTGGGCCCATTACCACCTGATCGGCGATGCGCTGCGCTCGGACGAGCTCGCGTTGTCGCCCGCGCTGAGCGTCGCGTTCACTGCGCGCATGTCGGCCGCGCTCGAGAGCGAGCCGCACCTGCTCGCGCCGGCGGCTGCGCCGGTCGCGCGCAAGCTGCTGTCGCTGCGCCGGCGCGTCGTGCCCGCGTTCGCGGTGGCCGCCGCGGCGGCCACGCTGACGTGGATCGTCGTTCCGCAGCTGCAGACGGCCGGCACGCCGGGCGCCGTCCAGGTCGCGTCGGTCGGTGCGCCGCAAGGCGGCAACCTGCAGCGCGTGACGGTCGCGCAGGCGTCGGCCCAACCGGGGCTGCAGGACGTCAACATCATTCGCGACGCCAGTCTCGACCAGTACCTTGAAGCGCACCAGCAATTCGCGCAGCAGCCCGTCGTCACGGGTTCGATGCCGCTGATCCGCGCTGCCGTGACCACCACGCCAGGCCAATAA
- a CDS encoding MucB/RseB C-terminal domain-containing protein: MRTLQLNHAISGWKRLPALLLCAAALLSVQSLPASAQQPDDPVATRKGAADWLDRVQQAAQQQSYEGTFVYQRGGYVQSSRIAHVASRDGEFERIETLDGKPRKLLRHNDELYTFVPERKLCVVERRQTRDSFPALLGASGEHVMSVYDAKLLGKDRVAGIDAQVVELVPKDAYRFTYKLWADTRTGLLLRSQTLDANDHVLEQIAFSQLQTGGASGDKAAIAAGMRNLSGWTVVRPPVATVDMEAQGWQLAPSVAGFKKIREVRRPMAARDAGDPPIPVDQAVFTDGLATISVFIEPAEKNTRKEGAGSTGATHVLVKRRGDYWITVLGEVPPATLQQFASAIEYKASK, translated from the coding sequence ATGCGGACATTGCAGTTGAATCACGCCATCTCCGGATGGAAGCGGCTGCCGGCCCTCCTGCTTTGCGCAGCCGCCCTGTTGTCCGTTCAATCCCTTCCTGCCAGCGCCCAGCAACCGGACGATCCCGTCGCGACCCGCAAGGGCGCCGCGGACTGGCTCGACCGTGTCCAGCAGGCGGCGCAGCAGCAGAGCTACGAGGGCACGTTCGTCTACCAGCGCGGCGGGTATGTCCAGTCGTCGCGCATTGCGCACGTCGCGTCCCGCGACGGCGAGTTCGAGCGGATCGAGACGCTCGACGGCAAGCCGCGCAAGCTGCTGCGGCATAACGACGAGCTGTACACGTTCGTACCCGAACGCAAGCTGTGCGTGGTCGAGCGCCGTCAGACGCGCGATTCGTTCCCCGCGCTGCTCGGCGCGAGCGGCGAACACGTGATGTCCGTCTACGACGCGAAGTTGCTCGGCAAGGACCGCGTGGCCGGGATCGACGCGCAGGTCGTCGAGCTGGTGCCGAAGGATGCCTACCGCTTCACGTACAAGCTTTGGGCCGACACGCGCACGGGGCTGCTGCTGCGTTCGCAGACGCTGGATGCGAACGATCACGTGCTCGAACAGATTGCGTTCTCGCAATTGCAGACGGGCGGTGCGAGCGGCGACAAGGCCGCGATCGCGGCCGGCATGCGCAACCTGAGCGGCTGGACCGTCGTGCGCCCGCCGGTCGCGACGGTCGACATGGAGGCGCAGGGCTGGCAGCTCGCGCCGAGCGTCGCCGGTTTCAAGAAGATCCGCGAAGTGCGCCGGCCGATGGCTGCGCGCGATGCGGGCGATCCGCCGATTCCGGTCGATCAGGCCGTCTTCACCGACGGTCTCGCGACGATCTCGGTTTTCATCGAGCCGGCCGAAAAGAATACGCGCAAGGAAGGCGCGGGCAGCACCGGTGCGACGCACGTCCTCGTGAAGCGTCGCGGCGACTACTGGATCACCGTGCTCGGCGAAGTGCCGCCGGCTACGTTGCAGCAGTTCGCGTCTGCCATAGAATACAAGGCTTCCAAGTAA
- a CDS encoding DegQ family serine endoprotease, which yields MMKHTLRKWFAAAALSACLPLVPHTAIAVPAPAASLPDFADLVERVGPAVVNIRTTANVPTSSGPRGVLPPGFDNGDMSEFFRRFFGIPLPQAPGNGGGSGNPKNAPAPDNPPDTEQNRGVGSGFIVSADGYVMTNAHVVDDADTIYVTLTDKREFKAKLIGVDDRTDVAVVKIQASNLPVVAIGDSNKVRVGEWVVAIGSPFGLDNTVTAGIVSSKSRNTGDYLPFIQTDVAVNPGNSGGPLINMQGEVIGINSQIYSRTGGFMGISFAIPIDEAMRVADQLKATGKVTRGRIAVAIGEVTKDVADSIGLPKAEGALVSSVEPGGPADKAGIQPGDIILKFNGRPVDAASDLPRMVGDTKPGTKATVSVWRKGQARDLPITIAETPVESTAKAEQRKNAPQKPRQTNSLGLTVSDLTAEQLKTLKLKNGVQIDGVDGPAARAGLQRGDIVLRVGDTDVTSAKQFAEVTAQLDPQKAVAVLVRRGDNTQFVPVRPRQK from the coding sequence ATGATGAAACACACGCTGCGCAAATGGTTCGCGGCGGCGGCGCTGTCTGCCTGCCTGCCGCTCGTGCCGCATACCGCGATCGCGGTGCCGGCTCCCGCTGCCAGCCTGCCCGACTTCGCCGATCTGGTAGAAAGGGTCGGGCCGGCCGTCGTGAACATCAGGACCACCGCCAACGTGCCGACGAGCAGCGGCCCGCGCGGGGTGCTCCCGCCGGGCTTCGACAACGGCGACATGTCGGAATTCTTCCGGCGCTTCTTCGGCATTCCGCTGCCGCAGGCGCCCGGCAACGGTGGCGGCAGCGGCAACCCGAAGAATGCGCCGGCACCGGACAATCCGCCCGACACCGAGCAGAATCGCGGCGTCGGCTCGGGCTTCATCGTGTCGGCCGACGGTTACGTGATGACCAATGCGCACGTCGTCGACGATGCGGACACCATCTACGTGACGCTGACCGACAAGCGCGAATTCAAGGCGAAGCTGATCGGCGTCGACGATCGCACGGACGTCGCGGTCGTCAAGATCCAGGCGTCGAACCTGCCTGTCGTCGCGATCGGCGACTCGAACAAGGTGCGCGTCGGCGAGTGGGTCGTCGCGATCGGTTCGCCGTTCGGTCTCGACAACACGGTGACGGCCGGCATCGTCAGCTCGAAGAGCCGCAACACGGGCGACTATCTGCCGTTCATCCAGACCGACGTCGCCGTGAACCCCGGCAACTCGGGCGGGCCGCTGATCAACATGCAGGGCGAGGTGATCGGCATCAACTCGCAGATCTACAGCCGTACCGGCGGCTTCATGGGCATCTCGTTCGCGATTCCGATCGACGAGGCGATGCGCGTGGCCGATCAGCTGAAGGCGACGGGCAAGGTCACGCGTGGCCGGATCGCGGTGGCGATCGGCGAGGTGACGAAGGACGTGGCCGACTCGATCGGGTTGCCGAAGGCCGAAGGCGCGCTCGTCAGCAGCGTCGAGCCGGGCGGCCCGGCCGACAAGGCAGGCATCCAGCCGGGCGACATTATCCTGAAGTTCAACGGCCGTCCGGTCGACGCGGCGTCGGACCTGCCGCGCATGGTCGGCGACACGAAGCCCGGCACGAAGGCGACCGTCAGCGTGTGGCGCAAGGGTCAGGCGCGCGATTTGCCGATCACGATCGCGGAGACGCCGGTCGAGTCGACGGCCAAGGCCGAACAGCGCAAGAACGCGCCGCAGAAGCCGCGCCAGACCAATTCGCTCGGTCTGACGGTCAGCGACCTGACGGCGGAGCAGTTGAAGACGCTGAAGCTGAAGAACGGCGTGCAGATCGACGGCGTCGACGGCCCGGCCGCCCGTGCGGGCCTGCAGCGCGGCGACATCGTGCTGCGCGTCGGCGATACCGACGTCACGAGCGCGAAGCAGTTCGCCGAAGTGACCGCGCAGCTCGATCCGCAAAAGGCGGTCGCGGTGCTGGTGCGGCGCGGCGACAATACGCAGTTCGTGCCGGTGCGGCCGCGCCAGAAGTAA
- a CDS encoding glutaredoxin family protein, with translation MFTLYGRGWCHLCDDMRDALAPVAAEFGVAVDYVDIDTDAALVARYDEDVPVLLLDGAEVCRHRFDDARVRDALMARR, from the coding sequence ATGTTCACGCTCTACGGCCGCGGCTGGTGCCACCTGTGCGACGACATGCGCGACGCACTGGCGCCGGTGGCGGCCGAATTCGGCGTCGCGGTCGACTATGTCGACATCGACACCGATGCGGCGCTCGTCGCCCGCTACGACGAGGACGTGCCGGTGCTGCTGCTGGACGGCGCGGAAGTGTGCCGCCACCGGTTCGACGACGCGAGGGTGCGCGACGCGCTCATGGCCCGGCGCTGA
- the lepA gene encoding translation elongation factor 4, with protein sequence MDHIRNFSIIAHIDHGKSTLADRIIQVCGGLADREMEAQVLDSMDIERERGITIKAQTAALSYRARDGKVYNLNLIDTPGHVDFSYEVSRSLSACEGALLVVDASQGVEAQTVANCYTAIELGVEVVPVLNKIDLPAANPENAIEEIEDVIGIDATDATRCSAKTGLGVEDVLEALIAKVPPPKGDPDAPLQALIIDSWFDNYVGVVMLVRIVNGTLRPKDKIKMMATGAQYPVEHIGVFTPKSRNLDSLSAGQVGFIIAGIKELTAAKVGDTVTHAAKQAAEALPGFKEVKPQVFAGLYPVEANQYDALRESLEKLKLNDASLQYEPEVSQALGFGFRCGFLGLLHMEIVQERLEREFDMDLITTAPTVVYEVLMSDGSIVMVENPAKMPEPPKIEEIREPIVTVNLYMPQDYVGSVITLCTQKRGSQINMQYHGRQVQLTYEIPMAEIVLDFFDRLKSVSRGYASMDYEFKEYRSADVVKVDMLINGDKVDALSVIVHRSQSQYRGREVAAKMREIIPRQMYDVAIQATIGAHIIARENIKALRKNVLAKCYGGDITRKKKLLEKQKAGKKRMKQVGSVEIPQEAFLAILRVEDK encoded by the coding sequence ATGGATCATATTCGCAATTTCTCGATCATCGCGCACATCGACCATGGCAAGTCGACGCTCGCGGATCGCATCATCCAGGTCTGCGGCGGCCTCGCCGACCGTGAAATGGAAGCGCAGGTGCTCGACTCGATGGATATCGAGCGCGAGCGCGGCATCACGATCAAGGCGCAGACGGCCGCGCTGTCCTATCGCGCGCGCGACGGCAAGGTCTACAACCTGAACCTGATCGACACGCCGGGGCACGTCGACTTCTCGTACGAAGTCAGCCGTTCGCTGTCCGCGTGCGAAGGCGCGCTGCTGGTCGTCGACGCGAGCCAGGGCGTCGAGGCGCAGACGGTCGCGAACTGCTACACGGCGATCGAGCTCGGCGTCGAGGTCGTGCCGGTGCTGAACAAGATCGACCTGCCGGCCGCGAACCCCGAGAACGCGATCGAGGAGATCGAGGACGTGATCGGCATCGACGCGACCGATGCGACGCGCTGCAGCGCGAAGACGGGCCTCGGCGTCGAGGACGTGCTCGAAGCGCTGATCGCGAAGGTGCCGCCGCCGAAGGGCGATCCGGACGCGCCGCTGCAGGCGCTCATCATCGATTCGTGGTTCGACAACTACGTCGGCGTCGTGATGCTGGTGCGCATCGTCAACGGCACGCTGCGCCCGAAGGACAAGATCAAGATGATGGCGACCGGCGCGCAGTATCCGGTCGAGCACATCGGCGTGTTCACGCCGAAGTCGCGCAATCTCGATTCGCTGTCGGCGGGGCAGGTGGGCTTCATCATCGCCGGCATCAAGGAACTGACGGCCGCGAAGGTCGGCGATACCGTCACGCATGCGGCCAAGCAGGCGGCGGAAGCGCTGCCGGGCTTCAAGGAAGTGAAGCCGCAGGTGTTCGCCGGCCTCTATCCGGTGGAAGCGAACCAGTACGACGCGCTGCGCGAATCGCTCGAGAAGCTGAAGCTCAACGACGCGTCGCTGCAGTACGAGCCGGAAGTGTCGCAGGCGCTCGGCTTCGGGTTCCGGTGCGGCTTCCTGGGTCTCCTGCATATGGAGATCGTGCAGGAGCGGCTGGAGCGCGAATTCGACATGGACCTCATCACCACGGCACCGACCGTGGTCTACGAGGTCCTGATGAGCGACGGCTCGATCGTGATGGTCGAGAATCCCGCGAAGATGCCGGAGCCGCCGAAGATCGAGGAGATCCGCGAGCCGATCGTCACGGTGAATCTCTACATGCCGCAGGACTACGTCGGCTCGGTGATCACGCTGTGCACGCAGAAGCGCGGCTCGCAGATCAACATGCAGTATCACGGCCGCCAGGTGCAGCTCACCTACGAAATCCCGATGGCCGAGATCGTGCTCGATTTCTTCGACCGCCTGAAGTCGGTGTCGCGCGGCTACGCGTCGATGGACTACGAGTTCAAGGAATACCGGTCGGCGGACGTCGTGAAGGTCGACATGCTGATCAACGGCGACAAGGTCGACGCGCTGTCGGTGATCGTCCACCGGTCGCAATCGCAGTATCGCGGCCGCGAAGTGGCGGCGAAGATGCGTGAGATCATTCCGCGCCAGATGTACGACGTGGCGATCCAGGCCACGATCGGTGCGCACATCATCGCCCGCGAGAACATCAAGGCGCTGCGCAAGAACGTGCTGGCGAAGTGTTATGGCGGCGACATCACGCGCAAGAAAAAACTGCTCGAAAAGCAGAAAGCAGGCAAGAAACGCATGAAGCAGGTGGGTTCGGTCGAGATCCCGCAGGAAGCGTTCCTTGCGATCTTGCGCGTCGAAGACAAATAA
- the lepB gene encoding signal peptidase I yields MNFALILFVLVAVTGVAWVLDKLVFLPRRRMAADSAIEEFDRQQSRIDKRFADENAVQTRSKLRDEKLRQPWWLEYTASFFPVILAVFVVRSFIVEPFKIPSGSMVPTLLVGDFILVNKFEYGLRLPVTNTKITQGSPLSRGDVVVFRYPKDESVDYIKRVIGLPGDTVAYQDKQLTINGQPVPETPLPDFFDDERQNYAKQFEETIGNKKNAILNNPAVPPFVMGAYDYPYRDNCTYNSRGVICKVPPGHYFMMGDNRDNSADSRYWGFVPDRNIVGRAFFIWMNFSDLKRIGSFN; encoded by the coding sequence ATGAATTTTGCGCTGATTCTTTTTGTGCTCGTCGCCGTGACGGGCGTAGCGTGGGTGCTGGACAAACTGGTGTTCCTGCCGCGGCGACGCATGGCGGCCGACTCGGCGATCGAGGAGTTCGATCGCCAGCAGTCGCGCATCGACAAGCGTTTCGCGGACGAAAACGCCGTGCAGACGCGTTCGAAGCTGCGCGACGAGAAGCTGCGCCAGCCGTGGTGGCTCGAGTACACCGCGAGCTTCTTCCCGGTGATCCTGGCGGTGTTCGTCGTGCGTTCGTTCATCGTCGAGCCGTTCAAGATTCCGTCGGGCTCGATGGTGCCGACGCTGCTCGTCGGCGACTTCATCCTCGTCAACAAGTTCGAGTACGGGCTGCGCCTGCCGGTCACGAACACGAAGATCACGCAGGGCAGCCCGCTGTCGCGCGGCGACGTCGTCGTGTTCCGTTATCCGAAGGACGAGTCGGTCGACTACATCAAGCGCGTGATCGGCCTGCCGGGCGACACGGTCGCGTACCAGGACAAGCAGCTCACGATCAACGGCCAGCCGGTGCCCGAAACGCCGCTGCCCGATTTCTTCGACGACGAGCGCCAGAATTACGCAAAGCAGTTCGAGGAGACGATCGGCAACAAGAAGAACGCGATCCTCAACAACCCGGCGGTGCCGCCGTTCGTGATGGGCGCATACGACTATCCGTATCGCGACAACTGTACGTACAACAGCCGCGGCGTGATCTGCAAGGTGCCGCCCGGTCACTACTTCATGATGGGCGACAACCGCGACAACAGCGCGGACAGCCGCTACTGGGGTTTCGTGCCGGACCGGAACATCGTCGGTCGCGCGTTCTTCATCTGGATGAACTTCAGCGACCTGAAGCGCATCGGTTCCTTCAACTGA
- the rnc gene encoding ribonuclease III, giving the protein MPLSQLESRLRYEFRNAELLRQALTHRSHSATHNERLEFLGDSVLNCAVAALLFQRFSKLDEGDLSRVRANLVKQQSLYEIAQALNISDGLRLGEGELRSGGFRRPSILADAFEAIIGAVFLDGGFEAAQGVIKRLYIPILDHIDPRTLGKDAKTLLQEYLQGHKIALPTYTVVATHGAAHNQQFEVECTVPKLDVKVSGSGASRRAAEQAAAKKALDEVIAAAPMLASKPKRSKNARGSKHVEPEIVPGVKGVQEALDLRSPERKERAAAREAKAAGAVPAATAATGAGVEPAAAPMAAIRAAHVESAADKGERATKPATDKVAEKPAERTDKVAEKPAEAAPRTADKPAGHAADPASSSADKPSAGSDPASRATVRARDAATPDSDTPPGGASLAATQARVADADH; this is encoded by the coding sequence ATGCCCTTATCCCAGTTGGAAAGCCGGCTGCGCTACGAATTTCGCAATGCGGAATTGTTGCGCCAGGCTTTGACCCATCGCAGTCACAGTGCCACGCACAACGAACGGCTCGAGTTTCTCGGCGACTCCGTTCTGAATTGCGCGGTGGCCGCCCTTTTGTTCCAGCGTTTCAGCAAGCTGGACGAAGGTGACCTGTCGCGCGTACGCGCCAACCTCGTCAAACAGCAGTCGCTGTACGAAATTGCTCAGGCCCTGAATATTTCGGACGGGTTGCGGCTGGGCGAGGGCGAACTGCGCAGCGGCGGTTTCCGCCGCCCGTCGATCCTCGCGGACGCGTTCGAAGCCATCATCGGGGCCGTGTTCCTCGATGGCGGCTTCGAAGCCGCCCAAGGGGTCATCAAGCGCCTCTACATCCCGATTCTCGACCACATCGATCCGCGCACGCTCGGCAAGGACGCGAAGACGCTGCTGCAGGAATACCTGCAGGGGCACAAGATCGCGCTGCCGACCTACACGGTCGTCGCGACGCATGGTGCGGCGCACAATCAGCAATTCGAAGTCGAATGCACGGTGCCGAAGCTGGACGTGAAGGTGTCGGGCTCCGGTGCGAGCCGGCGCGCGGCCGAGCAGGCAGCGGCGAAGAAGGCGCTCGACGAGGTGATCGCGGCCGCGCCGATGCTGGCCTCGAAGCCGAAGCGCTCGAAAAACGCGCGCGGGTCGAAGCATGTCGAACCCGAAATCGTGCCGGGCGTGAAGGGCGTGCAGGAAGCGCTCGACCTGCGCTCGCCGGAGCGGAAGGAACGTGCGGCGGCGCGCGAGGCCAAGGCGGCCGGTGCGGTGCCTGCGGCAACCGCTGCGACCGGCGCCGGCGTAGAGCCGGCTGCGGCGCCGATGGCCGCGATTCGAGCGGCGCATGTCGAGTCGGCTGCCGACAAGGGCGAACGGGCGACGAAGCCGGCGACCGACAAGGTTGCCGAAAAGCCGGCCGAGCGCACCGACAAGGTTGCGGAAAAACCCGCGGAAGCCGCGCCGCGCACAGCCGACAAACCGGCCGGCCACGCAGCCGATCCGGCATCGTCGTCCGCCGACAAGCCTTCCGCCGGCTCCGACCCCGCTTCGCGCGCGACCGTGCGCGCACGCGATGCCGCGACGCCCGATTCCGATACGCCGCCGGGCGGTGCGAGCCTTGCTGCCACGCAGGCGCGCGTCGCCGATGCCGACCACTGA
- the era gene encoding GTPase Era gives MNTPAPTGFRCGMIAIVGRPNVGKSTLMNALVGQKISITSRKAQTTRHRITGINTFDDAQFVFVDTPGFQTRHSTALNRSLNRAVTSTLTSVDVILFVIEAGRFGPDDQKVLDLIPPGMPTLLIANKIDRVTDKATLFPFMQQMSALREFTELVPLSAQRPEDIKRLLETIKPYLPEGEPIYGEDELTDRSSRFLAAEILREKVFRWTGDELPYTSTVIIDKFEEEGRLKRIFATILVERDSHKAMVIGKKGEKLKQISTEARMDMEKLFDGPVYLETFVKVRSGWADNEAGLRAYGYE, from the coding sequence ATGAACACTCCCGCTCCTACCGGTTTCCGTTGCGGCATGATCGCGATCGTGGGCCGCCCGAACGTCGGCAAGTCGACGTTGATGAACGCACTCGTCGGCCAGAAGATCAGCATCACGTCGCGCAAGGCGCAGACGACCCGCCATCGCATCACCGGCATCAACACGTTCGACGACGCGCAGTTCGTGTTCGTCGACACGCCGGGCTTCCAGACCCGTCACAGCACCGCGCTGAACCGTTCGCTGAACCGCGCGGTCACGTCGACGCTGACGTCGGTCGACGTGATCCTGTTCGTGATCGAAGCGGGCCGCTTCGGGCCCGACGACCAGAAGGTGCTCGACCTGATCCCGCCCGGCATGCCGACGCTGCTGATCGCGAACAAGATCGACCGCGTGACCGACAAGGCGACGCTGTTCCCGTTCATGCAGCAGATGAGCGCGCTGCGCGAATTCACCGAACTCGTGCCGCTGTCGGCGCAGCGGCCGGAAGACATCAAGCGCCTGCTGGAGACGATCAAGCCGTACCTGCCGGAAGGCGAGCCGATCTACGGCGAGGATGAACTCACCGATCGCAGCTCGCGCTTCCTCGCGGCCGAGATCCTGCGCGAAAAGGTGTTCCGCTGGACCGGCGACGAACTGCCGTACACGAGCACCGTCATCATCGACAAGTTCGAGGAGGAAGGGCGCCTGAAGCGCATCTTCGCGACGATCCTCGTCGAGCGCGATTCGCACAAGGCGATGGTGATCGGCAAGAAGGGCGAGAAGCTCAAGCAGATCAGCACCGAGGCGCGGATGGACATGGAGAAGCTGTTCGACGGCCCCGTGTACCTCGAGACCTTCGTGAAGGTGAGGAGCGGCTGGGCCGACAACGAGGCGGGGCTGCGCGCCTATGGGTACGAATGA
- the recO gene encoding DNA repair protein RecO: protein MGTNDALTSTEDAVTAGANDAPLPAPPEPPRKARRATSRTSDFRVAEQPAFVLHSYPYRETSLIVDVLTRDHGRLALVAKGAKRPHSALRGVLQTFQPLLLSWSGKSEVRTLTGAEWVGGMLPLAGDGLLCGFYANELLVKFCAREDPQPPLFNHYVLTLTRLAHGEPAVQVLRSFERVLLRETGYAMALNRTVARRAVEPERRYVFDPERGVRNADDDVPSHWPVIAGQTLLDMEQDDYHRAQTVAQSKTLMRFLLNTYLGGTPLATRQILIDLQNL from the coding sequence ATGGGTACGAATGACGCGCTGACGTCGACTGAAGACGCGGTGACGGCCGGCGCGAACGACGCGCCGCTGCCGGCACCGCCCGAACCGCCGCGCAAGGCGCGGCGCGCGACGTCTCGCACGTCCGATTTCCGCGTCGCCGAGCAGCCGGCGTTCGTGCTGCACAGCTATCCGTACCGGGAAACGAGCCTGATCGTCGACGTGCTGACGCGCGATCATGGCCGGCTCGCGCTCGTCGCGAAGGGCGCGAAGCGCCCGCACTCCGCACTGCGCGGCGTGCTGCAGACATTCCAGCCGCTGCTGCTGTCCTGGTCGGGCAAATCCGAGGTGCGCACGCTGACGGGCGCCGAGTGGGTCGGCGGGATGCTGCCGCTCGCCGGCGACGGGCTGCTGTGCGGCTTCTATGCGAACGAGCTGCTCGTGAAATTCTGCGCGCGCGAAGATCCGCAGCCGCCGTTGTTCAATCATTACGTGCTGACCCTCACGCGCCTCGCGCACGGCGAACCCGCGGTGCAGGTGCTGCGCTCGTTCGAGCGTGTGCTGCTGCGCGAGACCGGCTACGCGATGGCGCTGAACCGCACGGTCGCGCGTCGTGCGGTCGAACCCGAGCGCCGGTACGTGTTCGATCCCGAGCGCGGCGTGCGCAATGCGGACGACGATGTGCCGTCGCACTGGCCGGTCATCGCCGGACAGACGTTGCTCGACATGGAGCAGGACGATTACCATCGAGCCCAGACGGTTGCGCAAAGCAAGACGCTGATGCGCTTCCTGCTGAACACCTATCTCGGCGGTACGCCGCTTGCCACGCGCCAGATCCTGATCGACCTGCAAAACCTATGA
- the pdxJ gene encoding pyridoxine 5'-phosphate synthase produces MSFFLTTPTAIDLGVNIDHVATLRNARGTAYPDPIRAALAAEEAGADAITLHLREDRRHIVDADVRKLRPLLKTRMNLECAVTAEMLDIACEVRPHDACLVPEKREELTTEGGLDVAGHFEAVRAACKQLADVGVRVSLFIDPDETQIRAAHEAGAPVIELHTGRYAEAHDEAEQQREYERIVAGVQAGAKLGLKVNAGHGLHYTNVQQIAAIDGIVELNIGHAIVAHAIFAGWDNAVREMKAIMVAARVAALHGGAR; encoded by the coding sequence ATGAGCTTCTTCCTGACAACGCCCACCGCCATCGACCTCGGCGTGAACATCGACCACGTCGCGACGCTGCGCAATGCACGTGGCACGGCCTATCCCGATCCGATCCGCGCGGCGCTCGCTGCCGAAGAGGCCGGCGCGGACGCGATCACGCTGCACCTGCGCGAGGATCGCCGTCACATCGTCGACGCGGACGTGCGCAAGCTGCGTCCGCTGCTGAAGACGCGCATGAACCTCGAGTGCGCGGTGACGGCCGAGATGCTCGATATCGCGTGCGAAGTGCGTCCGCACGACGCGTGCCTCGTGCCCGAGAAGCGGGAGGAACTGACGACCGAAGGCGGCCTCGACGTCGCCGGCCACTTCGAGGCCGTGCGCGCGGCGTGCAAGCAGCTTGCCGACGTGGGCGTGCGCGTGTCGCTGTTCATCGACCCGGACGAAACGCAGATCCGCGCCGCGCACGAAGCGGGTGCGCCGGTGATCGAACTGCATACGGGCCGCTACGCCGAGGCGCACGACGAAGCCGAGCAGCAGCGCGAATACGAGCGCATCGTCGCGGGCGTGCAGGCCGGCGCGAAGCTCGGCCTGAAGGTCAACGCGGGTCACGGCCTGCATTACACGAACGTGCAGCAGATCGCCGCGATCGACGGCATCGTCGAACTGAACATTGGCCACGCAATCGTCGCGCACGCGATCTTCGCGGGCTGGGACAACGCGGTGCGCGAGATGAAGGCAATCATGGTTGCCGCACGCGTCGCCGCGCTGCATGGCGGCGCGCGTTGA